The DNA region GAGGTCGGCGGCCTGCTCGATCATGCTCGCGACCTCGCGGATGCTGTCGAGCGAGTCGCCGAAGTCGACGTTGGGGTTGTCGGCCGCGAAGTCCTCGAGCTGCGCGGCGACGCCGTCCATCTCCTCGGAGATGTTCTGCAGGCGCTCCTTCTGGTCGTAGGCGTCGTCGGAGATCTTCTGGATGGAGTCGGCGACCTGCTCGCTGGCGTCGCGGACCGTCTCGGCGCTCTGCTGGACCGAGCGACCGCTCTCCTCGACCTCGCTCGCGAAGGTCTTGAGCTGGCCGGTCGTCATCTCCAGCTCGGTCAGCATCTCGTTGAAGTCCTCGGCGATCTGGTCCATCGCCTCGTTCTCGCCCTCGGGCTCCATGCGCTGGGTGAGGTCGCCGCGGGCGCAGGCCTGCATGATCTCCGAGTACTCCTCGGCGCGGTCCTGGAGGTAGTTCGACAGCTCCATCGCCTCGGCCCGGGAGACCTCCGCCTCCTTGCGGGCGCGTTCGGCCTCGTCGATCTGCTCGCGCAGCGAGTCGCGCATCGACGCGAACCCGCCGTAGAGCTGGCCGATGCTGTCGATGCGGCCCGACTGGATGTCGACGTCGAGGTTACCCTCCTCCATCTCCTGGGCCTTGCCCTTCAGGCGGTCGATCGACGAGGAGGTGTTGTACCCCAGGGCCGCGCCGATGAGCAACATCACGAGCACGGCGCCGGCGGTCGCGATCATGCCGAACTGCTGGACCTGCTGGACGTCACCGAAGAGCACGTCCGTCGGCGCGTGGACGAGCACCGCCCAGTCCTCGGAGCTCCCGGGGACGAGGACGGGCGCGTACCCGACTGCGTACTCCTCGCTCATGACCTGACTGTTCGTCTGGCTCGGGTCGACCCCGCCCGCCTCGGACAGCGAGACCGCCCGGTCGACGGTCGCCTGGTCGCCGTAGGCGGTCAGCGTCTCGTCGGCGTTCGTGTCCGGGTTGCTCGCCTTCTCGTCGACCAGGATGGTCCCGCTCTCGTTGACGACCGCCGTGAAGCCGCCCTCGGCGCGGTCGGACCCCTGGAGGCGGCTCGAGATGTCGGTCGTGGCGACCTCGACGAGCAGGTACCGCCCGGTCGTGCCGTTGATGAGGCTCGCGAAGCCGACGACAGGGACGCCGTTGGGCGTCTGGTAGACGCTGGAGACTTTCACCTCGTTCGCCTCCTGGAAGTTCCGTTCTGTGACCCAGTCGCGGACCGTCCCGTCGACCTCCGTCCCGGGCGCGACGGTCTGGCTGGCGACGAACGTGTTCTGGCCCGGGCCGCCCCGGATGAGGTGCATCGAACTCACGTCGCTCGGCATCTGGCTCCGCTGGCGTTCGCGCAGCGTCCGCGACATGGAGTCCCCGTCGTTGCCCCGGTAAGCGGGGTCGCCCGAGGCCAGTCGCGTCGACAGCCGGTTGCTCTCCAGCCACTGGCTGACGAGGTTCGACTCCTGGACCGCGAGGCCCTGGTACTCGCTCTCGACCTGGTCGCGGGTGTGGTCGACGAACTGCTGGGTGCCGACGAGCCCGACCGCACCGATCGCCAGGCCCATCACCAGCAGCACGATGAGGAACTTCAGCGCGAATCGTTTCCTGACGAAGTCCGGAACCACCGTCCGGACGACACCCATTGCTCCACCACTGCCGCTGTCGCTGTCTTCGCTGCTCATGTGTCCTGTCTCCGTTCGGTCGGCGATCGATACCCCGTGTCCGGGTCACCGTCGGCCGGGGACAGCCCCCGGAACCCTGACTCGACTGCTCTGCTGTGCCCCTTGCCCATGGAATCCCATGTCCGACTATCTCATATATAGCTTTGGAGTAAGGTGAGGCCAGATATGACAACGTGACACGTTACTGGCCCGAACGGACGGGCGGCCGGGATCCCTGCGGATTTAAGCCGAGTCCCCTCCCAGCGACGGGTATGACCGACCTCGTGACCGCCGGCGAGTCGATGCTCAGGCTCTCGCCGCCGGACCACCAGCGCCTCGAAGCGATGGACGAACTCGACGTGCACGTCGCGGGCGCCGAGAGCAACGTCGCCGTCGCCGCCGGGCGGCTCGGCCTCGACACCGCCTGGGTGTCGAAACTGCCCGACTCCCCGCTGGGCCGGCGGGTGACCAGCGCCCTGGGCACCCACGGCGTCGACGCCGACGTGGTCTGGGACGACGACGCCCGCATGGGCACCTACTACGTCGAGATGGCCGGCAAACCCCGCGGGACCAACGTCATCTACGACCGCGCCGACTCGGCGGTCACCACCGCCACCGCGGACGAACTCGCCACCGACCGGATCGCCGCGGCCGACGCCTTCCACACGACCGGGATCACGCCCGCCCTCTCCGAGACGCTGCGGGGAACGACGGCGGACCTGCTCGAACTCGCCGGCGACCACGACACGACGACGGTCTTCGACGTGAACTATCGCTCGAAGCTCTGGTCCCCCGAGGAGGCCCGCGACACCCTGGAGGATCTGTTCCCCGACGTCGACGTGCTCGTCGTCGCCGTCCGCGACGCCCGTACCGTTCTCGACCGCGAGGGTGACGCCGAGGCCATCTCCCGGGGACTCGCCGAGGAGTTCGGCTTCGAGCTGACGCTGGTGACCCGGGGCGGCGAGGGGTCGCTCGCGCTCGCGGACGGCGAGGTACACGAACAGGGCGTCTTCGAGGCCGACGAGTACGACACCGTCGGCACCGGCGACGCCTTCGTCGGCGGCTTCCTCGCCTCGTGGCTCGACGGGGGGTCGGTCCCCGAGGCCCTGGAGTACGGCGCGGCCACGGCCTCGCTCAAGCGGACCATCCCCGGCGACATCGCCCTGGTCAGTCCCGAGGAAGTCGAGCGGGTCGTCGAGTCCGGCGAACAGGGCGGGATCTCCCGGTAGCCGGGCGGTCCGCCGTCATTCGCTCGCTTCGAACGCCCGGACGAGCTCCTCCGGGAACGTCTCGGGCGAGAATACCGACACGACGTCGCCGGTCTCGATCCGGGTGTCCCCGTCGGGCGTGATGCGGTCGTCGCCCCGTTCGATGCTGACCACCAGCGCCTCGTCGGGGAGGAGCCCGTCCCCGTTAGCGTCCTCGAGCGTCCTCCCGGTGATCGCGGCGTCCTCCTGGACGGTGAACTCGACCACCTCGGCACCGCCGACCACGCTCTGGAAGTCGGTGACCGCCGACCGCGGGGAGTCGACCTCGGGCGCGAACGACCCGTAGGGCTGGGTCGTCTCCTCGCGGACGATGTCCTCCCGCTCGATCGTCAGCCCGGCCGCCGACAGCTGCTGGGCGATCCGGTTGATGTCGCCCGTGTCCGACCCGACGGCCGTGACGACGACGTTCTCCTGCCCGGCGAGCAGTTCGCGCACGCCGACGACGCCGGGCGTCGCGAGGGCCTCGTTCGCGATGGCCGAGCGCTCGCCCACCGGCGCCGTACAGGTGAACTGCGTCGTCATCCTCCCGTCGGTCGCCTCGTAGTCGATGTCGGCGTGGTACCCGCGGATGATCCCCGCCTCCTCCAGCTGGCGGATCCGGTTGCGGACCGTCGCGGGCGTCACGTCGACCTCCTCCGCGATCGTCGGCGCCGTCGTGTTCCGCGCGTCGCCCGCGAGGTAGTAGAGGATGCGCTCGTCGATCTCGTCGATCCGATAACTCATACCGGTCGTTGTTTCGGATCGGCAAAATGAGTTGTGCGATCCGGTCGACACGATCTCGCCGACACCGGGAATAGTGGCCAGTGGTTTCTGAAATAGTAATTAATGGGGACTCAATTTTCGACACGAAAATATATCCGATATATTTTTGTGCCCGCGTCGAAAACACGCGCACATGACCAGTGACGAAACGAGTTCGGCGCTGGAGAAGCTACGGGACTACTACGACCACGAGGAGCTCGTCTGTCCCGACTGCGGGTACGAGGACGAGGGCGGTAGCTGGGACAGCGAGACCGACGGCGAAGTGGTCGAGTACACCCACGAGTGCCCCGAGTGCGGGGCCGTCAGGGAACACACGCTGGAGATCGGCGACGAGTGAGTGCGGGACAGGGCCGGCCGAGCGGGACTCGGCCTGATCGACACTGTTACACGACCGGCCGCGATGAACGGAGAACGATGAGAGGGGTCGTCGACGGCACGGGGGTTCGCGCGCGACCGGCTGTGGAGCCGGGAGAACGCGGGTACCGGCCGTGTGGGGGACGGACGACGGCGTCCGAACGAGCGACACGCTCCGACCGATCCCAGCGATGAACGCCGACGTCCGCGTCGACTGGCGGGCGAGCGTGAGCCTCACCGGGAGCGTCGTCAAGTGGCTCGCGGTGCCGATGCTGTTCCCGGTGGCTCTGGCGCTGTACTACGGTCAGGGGATCGAGCCGTTCCTGGTGACCGTCCCGCTCGCCCTCGCGGTCGGCTGGTCGCTGGAGCAACTCCACGACGAGCCCGGAGAGGCGCTGGGCGCCCGCGAGGGGTTCCTGATGGTCGCGCTGACGTGGCTGCTGGTCAGTCTCGTCGGCGCCGTCCCGTACGTCGCGGAGGGGTGGCTGACCGCCTACGGGTCGGCCTCGACGCTGAAGTGGCCGGTCAACGCCCTGTTCGAGTCGATGAGCGGGTTCACCACCACGGGGTCGACCGTGATGGGCACCATCTCCTTCGAGCACCACTCGCGGGCGCTGCTGATGTGGCGCCAGCTCTCCCAGTGGCTCGGCGGGATGGGGATCGTCGTCCTCGCCATCGCCATCCTCCCGGAGCTGTCGGTCGGCGGCGCCCAGCTGATGGACGCCGAAGCGCCGGGCCCGGGCATCGAGAAACTCACCCCGCGGATCGCCGAGACCGCCCGCACCCTCTGGGGCCTCTATCTCGGCCTGACCGCGCTGGAGATCGTCGGCCTCTACGCCTTCCACCGGGTCGGCGTCGCGCCAGAGATGACGCTGTACAACGCCGTCGCCCACGGGTTCACGACGATGCCGACCGGCGGGTTCTCGCCGGAAGCCAGGTCCATCGAGGCGTTCTCCGCGGTGGTCCAGTGGTTCGTGATCCCGTTCATGGTCGCCGCGGGGACGAACTTCGCGCTGTTCTGGCACTGCTGGAACCGCGACCTCCGGACCGTCGTCGAGGACGTGGAGTTCGGCTCGTATCTGGGGATCATCGGCGTGCTCGCCGCGCTGGTCGCCGGCCTCCTCTTCACCGCCCCCGGCCACGACGCGCTCACGGGCGCCCTCGAACCGTCGCTGCGCCACGCCGCCTTCCAGGTCACGTCCATCGTCACCACGACGGGGTACGCGAGCACGAACTTCGACCTCTGGGGCCGACAGGCCAAGTTCGTGCTCCTGTTCGCCATGTTCGTCGGCGGCTCGGCCGGCAGTACCGGCGGGTCGATCAAGGTCATCCGCTGGGTCGTGATCGTCAAGTCGCTGTTCCGCGAGCTGTTCACCACGGTCCACCCGGAGGCCGTCGAGCCCGTCCGCCTGGGGGACACGGCCATCGACGAGTCGACGATCCGCGGCGTCTACGCCTTCACGCTCCTGTATCTGGTCATCTTCGCCGTCGCGACGGTGGTCGTCGTCCTCGTCGGTCACACCGGGGAGTCGCTGTCGGTGTTCGAGGGGACCAGCGCCGTCGCCGCGACGCTCGGCAACGTCGGCCCCGGCGTCGTCGGCCCGATGGCGAACTTCGAGGGGTTCCCCGCCCTCTCGAAGCTGCTGATGGTCTTCCTGATGTGGATCGGCCGCCTGGAGATCTTCCCCGTGCTCGTCCTGCTCACGCGGGCGTACTGGCGATCCTGACGGCCGTCGACTGGCGATACGCGGCGAGGCTCCGGGATGCGAGGACCGCCGGTAAAGAACGGTAGACAAACCCTTTATTCCTGCCGCGGGAAGCCGTTCACATGAACCGAACACCGACGCCGCGGGGGGTATCGATCTGAGATGCGTAGCGCGAAGATAGTGTGTACGCTGGGGCCCGCCAGCGAGTCCGAGGAGACGATCGAGGCGCTCGCGGAGGCGGGGATGTCCGTCGCGCGGATGAACGCCAGCCACGGCACGCCCGAACACAGGCGGGAGCTCGTCGACCGCATCCGAACGGTCGACCGCCGGACGGACCGCCCGGTCGCGGCGATGCTCGACCTGCCCGGGCCGGAGGTCCGGACGGCGCCGATCCGCGACGAGATAACGCTCGAGGGCGGGTCGACCGTCCGGTTCGTCGAGGGCGACGAGGCGACGCCCGAGGAGATCGGCGTCTCCCACGACATCTCCGCGGTCGAGCCGGGCGACGTGGTCCTGCTGGACGACGGGCGCATCGAGACGACCGTCGAGTCGGTCGACGACGGCGTCGTCACCGCGACCGTCGAGAGCGGCGGCGACCTCGGGGCGCGCAAGGGCGTCAACGTCCCCGGCGTCGACCTGGGGCTGCCGGTCATCACCGACCAGGACCGCGAGGAACTGCAGGTCGCGGCCGACAAGGAGGTCGACTTCGTCGCGGCGAGTTTCGTCCGCGACGGCGAGGACGTCTACGAGATCACCGACGCGCTGGACGAACTCGGCGCGGACATCCCCGTCATCGCGAAGATCGAGCGGGACGTGGCCGTCGAGAACCTGGAGGGGATCATCGACGCGGCCTACGGCGTGATGGTCGCCCGCGGGGATCTGGGCGTGGAGTGCCCGCTGGAGGACGTGCCGATGATCCAGAAGCGGATCATCCGGCGGTGCCACGAGGCGGGCGTGCCCGTCATCACCGCGACGGAGATGCTCGACTCGATGGTGACGGCCCGGCGGCCCACGCGCGCGGAGGCGTCGGACGTGGCCAACGCCGTCCTCGACGGCACAGACGCGGTGATGCTGTCGGGCGAGACGGCCATCGGGGACCACCCCGTCCGGGTGGTCGACACGATGAACCGGATCGTGAAGGACGTCGAGGAGTCCCCCGAGTACGCCGAGAACCGCGAGCAGCGCGTGCCCACCGCCGACGAGACGCGGACGGACGCGCTCGCCCGCTCGGCCCGCTTCCTCGCGCGGGACATCGACGCGGCGGCGATCGTCGCGGCCAGCGAGTCCGGCTACACCGCGCTGAAGGCCGCGAAGTTCCGCCCGTCGATCCCGATCGTCGCCTCGACGCCCAGCGAACGGATCCGCCGTCGGCTCGCGCTGTCGTGGGGGATCATCCCCAAGAGCTCGCCCTACACGGCCGACGGCGCCGACGCGGTCATCAACAACGCCGTCCAGTCGGCGCTCGACACCGGCGCGGCCGACAGCGGCGACACCGTGGTCGTCCTCTCGGGCATGATGACCGAACTCGAAGGGGTGAACACGGCGAACATGCTGAAGGTCCACGTCGCCTCCGAGACCATCGCCTCCGGGCGCTCGGTCGTCGAGGGGCTCGTCTCCGGGGAGCTCCACTGGACCGACGACGGCGACCTCTCCGAACTCCCCGAGGGGGCGATCCTGGCTGTCCCGGAGGACTTCGACGGGGAGTTCACCGGCGACATCGAGAAGCTGGCGGGGATCGTCGACCGCCACGGCGGCATGACGAGCTACGCGGCCATCGTCGCGCGCGAGCTCGACGTGCCGATGATCTCCAACGCGTCGCTGCCCCGCGAGGTTGAGTCGGGGACCGTCGTGACGCTGGACGCCGAACGGGGCATCGTCTACGACGAGGCGATCCAGAGTCGCGCGCGCGAGCGCACGGCCGAACGGGACCTGTAGCGCCGCGGCGGGAAGGAACCTGTAGAGTCCCGTCGAACGACGACGCGGAGCCGCGGCGGACGGCCGTTCGAACGTCCGGAGGCCGCGAGGGCGCCGTTCCCGGTTCTCGAAGGAGGTACTCGGAGGCGGGTGAATATGTGCAGTTAAGTAGCGGAGGGTACACCGTTGAGGTACCATGGCCACCTACGCAGGGGTCGACCTCGGCGCGACGAACATCCGCGCCGTCGTGGGGGACGAGTCGGGGACCGTCGTCGCGTCCCGGCGGACGGAGACGCCCCAGGGACCGAACGGCATCGCGGTCACGGAGGCGGTCCTCGACGCGCTCCGCGGCGCCGCCGACGAGGCGGGCGTCGACCCGACGCGGATCGCCGCCGTCGGCATCGGCTCCATCGGCCCGCTCGACCTCGCGGAGGGGGCGATCGACAACCCCGCGAACCTCCCGGACTCCATCGACCGCATCCCGCTGACCGGCCCCATCGGGGAACTCGTCGACAGCGACGATATCTATCTGCACAACGACACTACCGCCGGCGTCATCGGGGAGCGGTTCTACTCGGAGCGCAACCCCGACGACATGGTCTATCTCACCATCTCCAGCGGCATCGGCGCCGGCGTCTGCGTCGACGGCGAAGTCATCCAGGGGTGGGACGGCAACGCCGGCGAAGTCGGGCACATGACCGTCGACCCCAACGGCTTCATGACCTGTGGCTGCGGCGTCGACGGCCACTGGGAGGCCTACTGCTCGGGCAACAACATCTTCCGGTACGCCCGGCGGCTCCACGACGAGGACCCCGTCGACACGTCGATGCCGCTGGACAGCGCCGACTTCTCCTCGGCGGACGTGTTCGCTCACGCCGCGGAGGGCGACGAGTTCGCCGAGCACGTCCTCGACCAGGTGACCCGGTGGAACGTCATCGCCATCGCCAACATCGTCGACGCCTACGCCCCGCTGGTCATCTACGTCGGCGGCGCCGTCACGCTCAACAACCCCGAGCGGACCCTCGACCCGATCCGCGACCGGCTCGACGACGTGGTCTTCGGCAACGTCCCGGACGTGCAGCTGACTACGCTCGGCGACGACGTGGTCGTCAAGGGCGCGCTCGCCAGCGCCATGACCGGCGGCACCGGCGACCGATCGCGGGTCCGGTAACGGTACCTTCGTTCGGGTGGGCCCGTCGAGAGCACTCCACGAGGTGGCGGCTTCTATCAGATTCGGGTGAATCACCCGTTTAGTTCGTGTTGTTTATTCAACGCTTGGGTTAGCTCCCTCAAAGATATCCTCTTCGGTCACTATTGGGACAGAAGTGGGCAGAGCGTCATGGGTCATTGTGTCTGCTGATTTGTCATAGACCGTTTCTATGGAGACACCCAACCAGTCCCACTACAGATATCACATTTCACGACGATATGAGTACCCGACCTGCTAGACGCTCCGTAACAGGTTTCGCAAGAATATACATCACCACCTCCTTGTACATTTTTACAAACGCCTTCACCGTCACAGTGTCCACAGGTAACGTGTGTTTCTCCCATATCTGCCACTAGTTCTTGTCCAGCTAATAATTTATGGAGACACAATCACTGCACGTTTCAGTGGATCAGGGACAGAATGAAGGCGCCCTGTGTGCTGTATTGATCCGCTGTACTGAGCAAGTGCCGATTTCCAGAAACGGTGTCAAAACTATCGTACGACACCCGCCCGCTCGTGGCCGGCGTCACCCCCGCAGGT from Halosimplex halophilum includes:
- a CDS encoding PDC sensor domain-containing protein: MSSEDSDSGSGGAMGVVRTVVPDFVRKRFALKFLIVLLVMGLAIGAVGLVGTQQFVDHTRDQVESEYQGLAVQESNLVSQWLESNRLSTRLASGDPAYRGNDGDSMSRTLRERQRSQMPSDVSSMHLIRGGPGQNTFVASQTVAPGTEVDGTVRDWVTERNFQEANEVKVSSVYQTPNGVPVVGFASLINGTTGRYLLVEVATTDISSRLQGSDRAEGGFTAVVNESGTILVDEKASNPDTNADETLTAYGDQATVDRAVSLSEAGGVDPSQTNSQVMSEEYAVGYAPVLVPGSSEDWAVLVHAPTDVLFGDVQQVQQFGMIATAGAVLVMLLIGAALGYNTSSSIDRLKGKAQEMEEGNLDVDIQSGRIDSIGQLYGGFASMRDSLREQIDEAERARKEAEVSRAEAMELSNYLQDRAEEYSEIMQACARGDLTQRMEPEGENEAMDQIAEDFNEMLTELEMTTGQLKTFASEVEESGRSVQQSAETVRDASEQVADSIQKISDDAYDQKERLQNISEEMDGVAAQLEDFAADNPNVDFGDSLDSIREVASMIEQAADLAEDTMSESENVAGAAEEQAAELNEVSSRAEELTRYAQYLGDGLGNFETEEEHEFVFQTGAGSPGPGGPEDPGDADEPAEE
- the kdgK1 gene encoding bifunctional 2-dehydro-3-deoxygluconokinase/2-dehydro-3-deoxygalactonokinase; translation: MTDLVTAGESMLRLSPPDHQRLEAMDELDVHVAGAESNVAVAAGRLGLDTAWVSKLPDSPLGRRVTSALGTHGVDADVVWDDDARMGTYYVEMAGKPRGTNVIYDRADSAVTTATADELATDRIAAADAFHTTGITPALSETLRGTTADLLELAGDHDTTTVFDVNYRSKLWSPEEARDTLEDLFPDVDVLVVAVRDARTVLDREGDAEAISRGLAEEFGFELTLVTRGGEGSLALADGEVHEQGVFEADEYDTVGTGDAFVGGFLASWLDGGSVPEALEYGAATASLKRTIPGDIALVSPEEVERVVESGEQGGISR
- a CDS encoding Lrp/AsnC family transcriptional regulator; the protein is MSYRIDEIDERILYYLAGDARNTTAPTIAEEVDVTPATVRNRIRQLEEAGIIRGYHADIDYEATDGRMTTQFTCTAPVGERSAIANEALATPGVVGVRELLAGQENVVVTAVGSDTGDINRIAQQLSAAGLTIEREDIVREETTQPYGSFAPEVDSPRSAVTDFQSVVGGAEVVEFTVQEDAAITGRTLEDANGDGLLPDEALVVSIERGDDRITPDGDTRIETGDVVSVFSPETFPEELVRAFEASE
- a CDS encoding HVO_0649 family zinc finger protein: MTSDETSSALEKLRDYYDHEELVCPDCGYEDEGGSWDSETDGEVVEYTHECPECGAVREHTLEIGDE
- a CDS encoding TrkH family potassium uptake protein, which gives rise to MNADVRVDWRASVSLTGSVVKWLAVPMLFPVALALYYGQGIEPFLVTVPLALAVGWSLEQLHDEPGEALGAREGFLMVALTWLLVSLVGAVPYVAEGWLTAYGSASTLKWPVNALFESMSGFTTTGSTVMGTISFEHHSRALLMWRQLSQWLGGMGIVVLAIAILPELSVGGAQLMDAEAPGPGIEKLTPRIAETARTLWGLYLGLTALEIVGLYAFHRVGVAPEMTLYNAVAHGFTTMPTGGFSPEARSIEAFSAVVQWFVIPFMVAAGTNFALFWHCWNRDLRTVVEDVEFGSYLGIIGVLAALVAGLLFTAPGHDALTGALEPSLRHAAFQVTSIVTTTGYASTNFDLWGRQAKFVLLFAMFVGGSAGSTGGSIKVIRWVVIVKSLFRELFTTVHPEAVEPVRLGDTAIDESTIRGVYAFTLLYLVIFAVATVVVVLVGHTGESLSVFEGTSAVAATLGNVGPGVVGPMANFEGFPALSKLLMVFLMWIGRLEIFPVLVLLTRAYWRS
- the pyk gene encoding pyruvate kinase: MRSAKIVCTLGPASESEETIEALAEAGMSVARMNASHGTPEHRRELVDRIRTVDRRTDRPVAAMLDLPGPEVRTAPIRDEITLEGGSTVRFVEGDEATPEEIGVSHDISAVEPGDVVLLDDGRIETTVESVDDGVVTATVESGGDLGARKGVNVPGVDLGLPVITDQDREELQVAADKEVDFVAASFVRDGEDVYEITDALDELGADIPVIAKIERDVAVENLEGIIDAAYGVMVARGDLGVECPLEDVPMIQKRIIRRCHEAGVPVITATEMLDSMVTARRPTRAEASDVANAVLDGTDAVMLSGETAIGDHPVRVVDTMNRIVKDVEESPEYAENREQRVPTADETRTDALARSARFLARDIDAAAIVAASESGYTALKAAKFRPSIPIVASTPSERIRRRLALSWGIIPKSSPYTADGADAVINNAVQSALDTGAADSGDTVVVLSGMMTELEGVNTANMLKVHVASETIASGRSVVEGLVSGELHWTDDGDLSELPEGAILAVPEDFDGEFTGDIEKLAGIVDRHGGMTSYAAIVARELDVPMISNASLPREVESGTVVTLDAERGIVYDEAIQSRARERTAERDL
- a CDS encoding ROK family protein; the protein is MATYAGVDLGATNIRAVVGDESGTVVASRRTETPQGPNGIAVTEAVLDALRGAADEAGVDPTRIAAVGIGSIGPLDLAEGAIDNPANLPDSIDRIPLTGPIGELVDSDDIYLHNDTTAGVIGERFYSERNPDDMVYLTISSGIGAGVCVDGEVIQGWDGNAGEVGHMTVDPNGFMTCGCGVDGHWEAYCSGNNIFRYARRLHDEDPVDTSMPLDSADFSSADVFAHAAEGDEFAEHVLDQVTRWNVIAIANIVDAYAPLVIYVGGAVTLNNPERTLDPIRDRLDDVVFGNVPDVQLTTLGDDVVVKGALASAMTGGTGDRSRVR